A genomic stretch from Chroococcidiopsis sp. SAG 2025 includes:
- a CDS encoding aldo/keto reductase — protein sequence MNKISMPANTFAIASDLAVNRIGYGAMRLTRQPGNFGAYPDWDGGKQLLKRAVELGVNFIDTAEAYGPGFNEELIADALYPYPENLVIATKGGINKPAPDSIQTDGRPENLRRGCEASLQRLKIEQIALYQLHRPDPKIPFTESVGMLATLQQEGKIRHIGLSNVSLDQLQAAGEITAIASVQNRALLNRDMNY from the coding sequence ATGAATAAAATTTCCATGCCTGCCAATACCTTTGCGATCGCTTCAGATTTAGCTGTAAATCGCATCGGCTACGGCGCAATGCGGTTAACGAGACAGCCAGGTAATTTTGGTGCTTATCCAGATTGGGATGGTGGGAAGCAGCTTTTAAAACGCGCTGTAGAATTGGGAGTAAATTTCATTGACACGGCTGAGGCTTACGGTCCTGGTTTTAACGAAGAATTAATCGCCGATGCATTGTATCCTTATCCTGAAAATTTAGTCATTGCAACTAAAGGTGGCATTAACAAGCCTGCACCGGACAGCATTCAAACTGATGGTCGTCCCGAAAACTTGCGGCGGGGATGCGAAGCGAGTTTACAGCGCCTCAAAATCGAGCAAATTGCCTTATACCAACTACATCGTCCCGATCCTAAAATACCATTTACAGAATCCGTGGGAATGTTGGCAACGCTACAGCAAGAAGGAAAAATTCGCCACATTGGGTTATCGAATGTATCACTTGACCAACTGCAAGCAGCAGGAGAGATAACTGCGATCGCATCTGTTCAAAATCGGGCGTTGCTGAATAGAGATATGAACTATTGA
- a CDS encoding aldo/keto reductase, producing the protein MHRNLPQFIPLLCNAQNRFSVSDHTDEDLLNYCTKHNIAFIPYGSLGAHPLKRGAPLANASGILAEIAHRHGVKPNQIALAWLLHRAPNIILIPGTTTIAHLEENLAANSIDLLTDEVETLNQMALA; encoded by the coding sequence TTGCATCGCAACTTACCTCAATTCATACCTCTATTATGCAATGCCCAAAATCGCTTTAGCGTTAGCGATCACACCGATGAAGATCTACTCAATTACTGTACGAAACACAATATTGCTTTTATTCCCTACGGATCGCTTGGCGCTCATCCACTCAAACGGGGCGCACCCCTAGCTAATGCATCAGGAATTTTGGCTGAAATTGCCCATCGTCACGGCGTAAAACCAAATCAAATTGCTTTGGCATGGTTATTGCATCGTGCGCCCAATATTATTCTTATCCCAGGTACGACAACAATCGCTCATCTGGAAGAAAATCTTGCTGCTAACTCAATCGATTTATTAACAGACGAAGTTGAAACTTTGAACCAGATGGCATTAGCTTGA
- a CDS encoding VOC family protein translates to MLKERVFLKIPIVFTLALIATVGCTFFLPATNYLPSLLAQTQPLSLQVEHIMLRVPNFEETMQWYKDKFGFKEIIRWKEPSLPGVDLAYLELNGFRLEILGGGETERAIAPPKDVPEHTRYQGYRHLCFRTQDVDATLTQLNKRGVPTFAPAYDYAPIQRCLAFILDNNGNAIELSGPTKGNRASS, encoded by the coding sequence ATGCTCAAAGAACGAGTTTTCCTTAAAATTCCGATCGTATTCACACTCGCTCTTATTGCCACCGTTGGCTGCACGTTCTTCCTTCCAGCTACCAACTATCTCCCATCTCTTTTAGCACAAACTCAACCGTTGTCGTTACAAGTCGAACATATCATGCTGCGCGTTCCTAATTTTGAGGAAACAATGCAGTGGTACAAAGATAAATTTGGTTTTAAAGAAATTATTCGCTGGAAAGAACCATCGCTTCCAGGTGTAGATTTAGCTTATTTAGAATTAAACGGCTTTCGGCTAGAAATTCTCGGTGGAGGTGAAACTGAAAGAGCGATCGCACCGCCAAAAGACGTACCAGAACATACGCGATACCAAGGCTACCGACATTTGTGTTTTCGCACTCAAGATGTAGATGCAACCCTAACACAACTCAACAAGCGCGGCGTACCTACTTTCGCGCCCGCTTACGATTACGCACCAATTCAACGCTGTTTGGCTTTTATTTTAGATAACAACGGCAACGCGATTGAACTTTCGGGACCGACGAAAGGTAACCGAGCATCGAGTTGA
- a CDS encoding YybH family protein: protein MEEVKVMRSQTIRQNAVIAILSAFLLVVLVKAVQSHTINTKLTHQKYELLTQHSVITTAQTEPANIVTQDEQAISQALQEWRQLYSFGNRKFTFKGYEHLYINTNELLAYDNVAPKDTRIDGWETYKSLWESVINESFAEQQITRFDIDRVEVSNDLGWSGITFRFRAKNKGKDFYSSQHGTHIWHKVDGRWRIVHEHMTAPVKIGGREVLP from the coding sequence ATGGAGGAAGTTAAAGTAATGCGATCGCAAACAATACGCCAGAACGCAGTCATTGCGATTCTCTCTGCTTTCTTACTGGTAGTATTAGTAAAAGCGGTACAAAGCCACACCATAAATACCAAACTAACGCATCAAAAGTATGAACTACTAACTCAACACTCGGTAATAACTACTGCTCAAACTGAGCCTGCGAACATCGTTACTCAAGACGAGCAAGCTATTAGTCAAGCACTCCAAGAATGGCGACAGTTGTATAGTTTTGGCAACCGCAAATTTACTTTTAAGGGTTACGAGCATTTGTACATCAACACCAATGAATTGCTAGCTTATGACAACGTTGCACCCAAAGATACACGGATTGATGGCTGGGAAACCTATAAATCACTTTGGGAATCTGTCATCAACGAAAGTTTTGCCGAGCAACAAATCACTCGCTTTGACATTGATCGCGTAGAAGTGTCAAATGACTTAGGCTGGAGCGGGATTACATTCCGATTTCGTGCCAAAAATAAAGGCAAGGACTTTTACAGCAGTCAGCACGGGACGCACATCTGGCACAAAGTAGATGGTAGGTGGAGGATCGTTCACGAGCATATGACAGCACCCGTAAAAATAGGCGGCAGAGAAGTTCTTCCATAA
- a CDS encoding VOC family protein, with product MRIDHVQIRVPNFEETIEWYKDKLGFREQVSWTVKALPGLRIAYLELNGFRMEIIGGNFTSKRKAPANFQEALNVEGYGHICFEVGNVDAVLAELNKRGVSTFVPAATYPLGNTWRRVSFVLDNNSNVIEFGEPLTMTKPQRT from the coding sequence ATGCGGATAGATCACGTCCAGATTCGCGTTCCTAATTTTGAGGAAACAATCGAGTGGTACAAGGACAAACTAGGATTTAGAGAACAAGTTAGCTGGACAGTTAAAGCTCTACCAGGATTGCGAATTGCCTATCTCGAACTGAATGGTTTTCGGATGGAAATTATTGGCGGTAACTTTACATCTAAACGAAAAGCTCCAGCTAATTTTCAAGAGGCATTAAATGTTGAAGGATACGGGCATATTTGTTTTGAAGTTGGCAACGTGGATGCTGTATTAGCAGAACTCAATAAACGAGGTGTATCCACATTTGTTCCGGCTGCGACCTATCCATTAGGTAACACTTGGCGGCGAGTTAGTTTTGTTTTGGATAACAACAGTAATGTAATTGAATTTGGAGAGCCATTGACGATGACTAAACCACAACGTACTTGA
- a CDS encoding aldo/keto reductase encodes MEMRLLGKSGLKVSALSFGTMTFGGGDFFEHMGATQVDEARRLIDVCIDVGVNLFDTADVYSQGKSEVILGQAIGKQRDNVLIATKAFARMGDGANDVELSRHHLIRACEASLRRLGTDYIDLYQVHGFDALTPLEETLRALDDLVRSGKVRYIGCSNYSGWHLMKALCISDRKGLERYVSQQVYYSLVARELEYELIPLGLDQGVGILVWSPLAFGFLAGKYRRGQPEPEETRRAKLGDVWTLDLEKGYDIVDTLDEIARDRNVTIPQVALNWLLHQPEISSVIIGARNEQQLQDNLGAATWELTPDEVKRLNQVSAVPPIYPYWHQRRYGIERNPLIQ; translated from the coding sequence ATGGAAATGCGATTGTTAGGCAAATCCGGTTTAAAAGTATCTGCCCTCAGCTTTGGCACGATGACTTTTGGCGGTGGCGATTTCTTCGAGCATATGGGTGCAACCCAAGTCGATGAAGCTAGACGATTAATTGATGTCTGCATTGATGTAGGTGTAAATCTATTCGATACGGCTGATGTTTACTCTCAAGGCAAATCCGAAGTCATTCTCGGACAGGCAATCGGCAAGCAACGAGATAATGTATTAATTGCCACTAAAGCCTTTGCACGGATGGGGGACGGTGCGAATGATGTTGAACTCTCGCGACATCATTTAATTCGTGCCTGTGAAGCCAGTTTACGGCGATTGGGGACGGATTACATCGATTTGTATCAAGTGCATGGTTTCGATGCCCTAACTCCGCTAGAAGAGACATTACGGGCATTAGATGACCTCGTTCGTAGTGGCAAAGTCCGCTACATTGGCTGTTCTAACTACTCCGGTTGGCATTTAATGAAAGCTTTGTGCATCAGCGATCGCAAAGGGTTAGAACGCTACGTATCGCAACAGGTTTATTATTCCCTTGTAGCTAGAGAGTTAGAATACGAGCTAATTCCCTTGGGACTCGACCAAGGTGTAGGAATTTTAGTTTGGAGTCCGCTAGCGTTTGGCTTTTTGGCAGGGAAATATCGTCGCGGACAACCCGAACCGGAAGAAACTCGCCGCGCCAAACTAGGTGATGTATGGACGTTGGATTTAGAAAAAGGCTACGACATTGTAGATACTTTAGATGAGATTGCTCGCGATCGCAATGTAACTATCCCTCAAGTCGCCCTCAACTGGCTGCTGCATCAACCTGAGATCTCGTCTGTCATTATCGGCGCACGTAACGAACAGCAATTACAAGATAATCTCGGTGCGGCAACTTGGGAACTCACGCCAGATGAGGTTAAACGACTGAACCAAGTGAGTGCAGTCCCGCCAATTTATCCCTACTGGCATCAACGAAGATACGGTATCGAACGCAATCCCCTGATTCAGTAG
- a CDS encoding MFS transporter: protein MNGKQKIAAKSSERSPASGTRQQRTIPKSIWALALSAFAIITFEFVVVGLLPLIARDFSIELDRAGWLLTAFAFIVALSGPILTALTAQVNRRQLFLFLLVIFVGANILCALAPNFWILMLARVIPAPALALFWSVVSVAAGKLVPEALRGRASAIVFAGISIAAVLGVPLGTYIASLFSWRMAYIAVGSLTVLALLALYLWLPEVPGATKGNALGQISTLKQPALIVGLAVSGVAFTGMFAAYTYLTAFLENISGFAISSSQCIDLQCRNWSRCSCWRLCNSSGWLRVHWLGSWIALATSTWFALPFHHSLANLNSDSSDFWTIRPDLPTVEEYLS from the coding sequence ATGAATGGAAAACAAAAGATCGCTGCCAAATCGAGCGAACGATCGCCCGCGTCTGGGACTCGCCAGCAACGAACAATTCCCAAGAGCATTTGGGCGCTGGCTTTAAGTGCATTTGCGATCATCACGTTCGAGTTCGTGGTGGTGGGACTACTGCCCCTAATTGCCCGCGATTTCTCAATCGAGTTAGATCGAGCGGGTTGGCTGCTGACTGCCTTTGCCTTTATTGTCGCTCTATCGGGACCGATTCTCACGGCTTTAACGGCACAAGTGAATCGCCGTCAACTGTTTTTGTTCCTACTGGTAATTTTTGTGGGAGCAAATATTCTCTGTGCGCTCGCTCCTAATTTCTGGATCTTAATGTTAGCAAGGGTGATTCCCGCACCTGCTCTTGCCTTATTTTGGTCGGTGGTGAGCGTTGCCGCCGGAAAACTGGTTCCAGAGGCTCTACGGGGACGTGCTAGCGCCATCGTCTTTGCAGGAATTTCGATAGCAGCAGTTTTGGGCGTACCTTTGGGGACTTATATAGCGAGTTTGTTTAGTTGGCGGATGGCTTATATTGCCGTAGGGAGTTTAACTGTACTTGCCCTACTCGCTCTCTACCTCTGGCTGCCAGAAGTGCCTGGCGCGACTAAGGGCAATGCTTTGGGTCAAATTAGCACGTTGAAGCAACCTGCACTGATTGTTGGTTTGGCGGTTTCTGGCGTGGCGTTTACCGGAATGTTCGCCGCCTACACCTACTTAACAGCATTTTTAGAAAACATCAGTGGCTTTGCTATCAGCAGCTCTCAATGTATCGATTTGCAATGTCGGAATTGGTCTAGGTGCAGTTGTTGGCGGTTATGTAATTCGTCTGGCTGGCTTAGAGTCCATTGGCTGGGTAGCTGGATTGCTCTCGCTACTAGCACTTGGTTTGCTTTACCTTTCCACCACAGTCTGGCGAACCTAAATTCAGACTCATCAGACTTTTGGACAATTAGACCGGATTTACCTACTGTTGAGGAATACTTATCATGA
- a CDS encoding DUF4158 domain-containing protein, producing the protein MTLRYLGFCPELLATPTSVVEYVARQLDVALDGLTTYGERAQTRTEHLRKIQLYLGFRPAGRKELQMLARWLLERALEHDKLTLLLQLACDHLYVQKIVRPGITVIERLVVTVRGRAQQVIFRRLRQMLTAERQAFLDELLVRDRSLGCTPLTWLRRSATSNSPAAIRNALTKLAFLRQQGIDDWETSQINPNRLKSLAQIGKRSTNQALQRSPTIRRYPILIAFCQQIYEEITDEVIDLYNRCLAQTYARARRDLEEFRLAAATAMNAKLRLFRELGSVVLDVEVADELVRECIYQRVSPQQLRGHL; encoded by the coding sequence TTGACACTGCGTTATCTTGGGTTTTGTCCAGAGCTACTTGCTACTCCGACTTCAGTTGTGGAATATGTCGCTCGACAACTGGACGTAGCATTAGATGGTCTGACAACATATGGAGAGCGAGCGCAAACTCGAACCGAGCATTTACGTAAAATTCAACTGTATCTTGGTTTTCGACCTGCTGGGCGTAAAGAGTTGCAGATGCTAGCTCGATGGCTGCTGGAACGGGCGTTAGAACACGATAAACTGACCCTACTGCTACAACTAGCTTGCGACCATCTCTACGTACAGAAGATCGTGCGTCCTGGAATAACAGTCATCGAGCGACTCGTGGTGACAGTTCGCGGTCGCGCACAACAGGTCATTTTTCGTCGTCTCAGACAGATGTTGACTGCCGAGCGCCAAGCTTTTTTGGACGAACTGTTAGTGCGCGATCGTTCTCTTGGCTGTACGCCTTTAACCTGGCTGCGACGCAGTGCTACGAGCAATTCACCTGCTGCTATTCGTAACGCACTTACCAAACTTGCCTTTTTGCGACAACAAGGAATAGATGATTGGGAGACATCGCAAATCAATCCCAACCGCCTCAAATCCTTGGCGCAGATCGGTAAGAGATCGACAAACCAAGCTCTACAGCGATCGCCGACTATTCGTCGCTACCCGATTCTAATTGCCTTCTGTCAACAAATTTACGAAGAAATCACCGATGAAGTTATCGATCTCTACAATCGCTGTCTAGCCCAAACATATGCTCGCGCCCGTCGCGACTTGGAGGAGTTTCGTCTTGCTGCTGCTACTGCAATGAATGCAAAGTTGCGGTTGTTTCGAGAACTGGGTAGTGTTGTTCTAGACGTAGAAGTAGCAGACGAGCTGGTGCGTGAATGTATCTATCAACGAGTATCACCCCAGCAGCTGAGAGGTCATTTATAA
- a CDS encoding IS5 family transposase (programmed frameshift) gives MSRKAYKSDLTDREWQIIEPLIPPVRPGGHPRTVDMREVVNAIFYLLKTGCAWEMLPHDFPPYSTVYYYFRRWQKRGIWQQINLALREQVRMKLGKSHQATAAIVDSQSVKTTRKKGEVSGFDGSKLVKGRKRHVVVDPQGLLMGVVITEANASERLGAIVALLEECYNSKSLELIWADSGYSGENFAQAVMVVCGAEVEIVKRITDGFEVLPRRWVVERTFGWLGRYRRLSKDYELLPEISESMVYAAMVRLMLRRLAA, from the exons ATGAGTAGAAAAGCTTACAAAAGTGATTTAACCGATCGAGAATGGCAAATCATTGAACCATTAATTCCACCTGTAAGACCAGGAGGACATCCACGTACTGTGGATATGCGTGAGGTAGTAAATGCCATCTTTTATTTGCTGAAAACTGGCTGTGCTTGGGAGATGCTACCACATGACTTCCCACCCTATTCAACGGTTTATTATTACTTTCGGCGTTGGCAAAAACGAGGAATTTGGCAGCAGATAAATCTTGCCTTACGTGAACAAGTACGGATGAAGCTGGGCAAATCTCATCAAGCTACTGCTGCAATTGTGGATAGCCAGTCCGTAAAAACGAC ACGGAAAAAAGGGGAAGTATCCGGCTTTGATGGCAGCAAGCTAGTTAAAGGTCGCAAACGCCATGTCGTAGTAGATCCTCAAGGACTACTAATGGGTGTAGTAATCACCGAAGCTAATGCTTCAGAACGATTAGGAGCAATAGTGGCATTGCTAGAAGAGTGCTATAACTCTAAGTCTTTAGAGCTAATTTGGGCAGATAGTGGCTACAGTGGAGAGAATTTTGCACAAGCTGTAATGGTAGTCTGCGGTGCAGAAGTAGAAATAGTTAAGCGGATTACAGATGGGTTTGAAGTTTTGCCCAGAAGATGGGTAGTTGAACGAACTTTTGGCTGGCTAGGACGCTATCGACGACTAAGTAAGGATTATGAACTCCTACCGGAAATAAGTGAATCTATGGTCTACGCTGCTATGGTACGGCTGATGCTGAGACGACTAGCTGCTTGA
- a CDS encoding cupin domain-containing protein → MIEHTSANPADPCEPLEQKSTEITVVRPDPQTLSYQRLPDFVGLSANTAGAKGISMQLVIIPPGGIAQPHVHPEHETALYLLKGRVEVCYGQGLKQCKVCEAGDFVFTPPGVPHQPRNLSATEPVYVVTARNDPDEQEKIVPYDPTLESQ, encoded by the coding sequence ATGATAGAACATACATCTGCCAATCCTGCCGATCCTTGTGAACCCTTAGAGCAAAAATCAACTGAGATTACCGTTGTGCGTCCCGATCCACAAACACTGAGTTACCAACGATTGCCCGATTTTGTCGGTCTCTCCGCAAACACAGCAGGTGCAAAGGGAATTTCGATGCAGCTCGTAATTATTCCGCCAGGTGGAATTGCCCAGCCACATGTCCACCCAGAGCATGAAACGGCTCTCTATCTGCTCAAGGGTCGAGTCGAAGTCTGTTACGGACAAGGACTCAAGCAATGTAAAGTGTGCGAGGCGGGGGATTTTGTGTTTACTCCCCCAGGCGTTCCCCATCAGCCGCGTAACCTCAGCGCCACAGAACCCGTTTATGTGGTAACGGCTCGCAACGATCCAGATGAACAGGAGAAAATTGTGCCCTACGATCCAACGCTGGAAAGTCAGTGA
- a CDS encoding GNAT family N-acetyltransferase encodes MIHDISMAANQPQHVAGKASIAVRRATQADTSTLTELGARTIRQTYGAAFSPEVLDRYNSEALNTEQIKADLANPEIVYFLATVNHQVVGYAKLQTTPTPGAIADTHPIELVRLYLDSRWIGQGIGAKLMQTVLDFAVNHGFQTCWLRVLEGNERAIAFYRRWGFVEVGSETYPAGDVSVTVLLMQLALKLHLSILGE; translated from the coding sequence ATGATTCACGACATTTCGATGGCAGCGAATCAGCCGCAGCACGTTGCTGGCAAAGCATCGATCGCTGTACGTCGGGCAACGCAAGCCGACACAAGCACCCTGACAGAATTGGGTGCGCGGACGATTCGACAAACCTATGGTGCTGCCTTTTCCCCAGAAGTCCTCGATCGCTATAACTCAGAGGCACTCAACACAGAGCAGATAAAGGCTGACCTCGCAAATCCGGAGATTGTCTACTTCCTGGCAACCGTGAACCACCAGGTTGTCGGCTATGCCAAGCTTCAGACAACGCCAACTCCAGGCGCGATCGCGGACACGCACCCGATTGAGCTAGTGCGCTTGTATCTAGATTCAAGGTGGATTGGTCAAGGCATCGGAGCGAAGCTGATGCAGACCGTACTAGACTTCGCCGTGAATCATGGATTTCAGACTTGCTGGTTGCGCGTTCTAGAAGGGAACGAGCGTGCGATCGCGTTCTATCGTCGCTGGGGATTTGTAGAGGTTGGTAGCGAAACTTATCCAGCGGGTGATGTTTCTGTAACTGTCCTACTGATGCAACTTGCACTTAAACTTCATTTGTCAATTTTAGGAGAGTAA
- a CDS encoding glutathione S-transferase family protein has product MMTGMMIEGKWTIGWSERDQSGEFNPMPTTFRNRVTADGKSGFKAEAGRYHLYISLACPWAHRTLIMLQLKGLNDVISVSIVDPIMGDRGWMFSQAPGAIPDWVNHAQYLQEIYLKADPKYTGRVTVPVLWDKQTQIIVNNESREIMRMFDVEFAALATQQVDLYPRDLQQQIDETIDAIYLPVNVGVYRAGFATTQAAYEEAVTQLFENLDRWETVLSKQRYLCGDRLTEADICLFATLYRFDSVYYSHFKCNLRRIVDYPNLWNYLLDLYQRPQLKVTCNLDHIKRGYYMSMTEINPNRIVPKGPLVDFDRQHNRNRFGKA; this is encoded by the coding sequence ATTATGACGGGAATGATGATTGAAGGCAAATGGACGATTGGCTGGAGCGAGCGAGACCAGAGCGGAGAGTTCAATCCGATGCCAACAACGTTTCGGAATCGCGTCACCGCCGATGGCAAGAGTGGGTTTAAAGCAGAAGCAGGACGCTATCACCTCTATATTTCCTTAGCGTGTCCGTGGGCGCACCGTACCTTAATTATGCTCCAACTCAAAGGGTTGAATGATGTCATCTCAGTCTCTATAGTCGATCCGATTATGGGCGATCGAGGCTGGATGTTTAGTCAAGCACCAGGAGCCATTCCCGACTGGGTGAATCACGCTCAATATTTGCAAGAGATTTATCTCAAAGCCGATCCCAAATACACGGGACGAGTTACAGTTCCCGTCTTGTGGGATAAGCAAACTCAAATCATCGTCAATAATGAATCTCGCGAAATTATGCGGATGTTTGACGTAGAGTTTGCTGCATTGGCAACGCAACAAGTAGATTTATACCCACGCGACCTACAACAGCAGATCGATGAAACCATTGATGCAATCTATCTGCCAGTCAATGTTGGTGTCTATCGGGCTGGTTTTGCGACAACGCAAGCCGCTTACGAAGAAGCCGTGACCCAACTGTTCGAGAATTTGGATCGATGGGAAACCGTGCTGAGCAAGCAACGCTATTTATGCGGCGATCGCCTGACTGAAGCTGATATTTGTCTATTCGCAACGCTGTATCGCTTCGACTCGGTATATTACAGTCACTTTAAGTGCAATCTGCGGCGAATTGTGGACTATCCGAACCTCTGGAATTATCTACTGGATTTATATCAGCGTCCCCAACTCAAAGTGACGTGCAATCTAGACCACATCAAGCGTGGCTATTACATGAGTATGACCGAGATTAATCCCAATCGAATTGTACCCAAGGGACCGCTCGTCGATTTTGACCGACAGCACA